Proteins from a genomic interval of Candidatus Omnitrophota bacterium:
- a CDS encoding neutral/alkaline non-lysosomal ceramidase N-terminal domain-containing protein, whose translation MRQILVIAGLIWWSCFPTVLGAETGNAALSAGTAWTDITPPLGCPLWGYGSRKEGADGVLDPLLAKVLVLQSTQTSIAFVSWDVCEFQLPRLRDRLGELGIDRLLLLNSHTHYGPDLFRDDFPSKEKPWISVIEDRIFNAIRKAKQNMFPAYIAAGEGSIQLGYNRLRRDPDGLATTIFQNNPHIPYGPVDPNVGVIRITDNAGAIRAVFVRYACHPVTLGSRCLKISTDYVGPMYRKVEKELGGSVQCLFVQGGAGDINPLYQAVGKHEEEDLALPTIMGELLANEVLGVIKRMDNVPGRSDELLAASEVLEFKHRWEKDKTLRFGTTSILINGEIGVVTLPGEPFHQFQIDVREKAALPHAFMFGYCDDSYQDWPQWYLPDIQSAARGGYGASDSTIAEVGTGERLVNQGLIQLYTLRGMLHPEPQPGRRP comes from the coding sequence ATGCGACAAATCCTGGTCATCGCTGGCTTGATCTGGTGGAGTTGTTTTCCAACGGTCCTTGGGGCGGAAACGGGAAACGCGGCGCTGTCCGCCGGAACCGCTTGGACGGATATCACGCCGCCGCTGGGCTGTCCCTTGTGGGGATACGGGAGCCGCAAGGAGGGCGCGGATGGGGTTCTCGATCCCCTGCTAGCCAAGGTTTTAGTTTTGCAATCGACGCAAACCTCCATCGCCTTCGTCAGCTGGGACGTATGCGAATTCCAATTGCCCCGGCTGCGGGATCGCTTGGGAGAGTTGGGCATCGATCGGTTGTTGTTGCTCAACAGCCATACGCATTACGGACCGGACCTTTTCCGCGACGATTTTCCTTCCAAAGAAAAACCCTGGATAAGCGTGATCGAAGACCGGATATTCAACGCGATTCGAAAAGCGAAACAGAATATGTTTCCCGCTTACATCGCCGCGGGAGAGGGATCGATTCAATTGGGCTACAATCGCCTGCGCCGCGATCCCGACGGCCTGGCGACGACGATCTTTCAAAACAATCCCCATATTCCTTATGGTCCCGTCGATCCCAATGTCGGCGTCATTCGCATAACCGACAATGCTGGCGCCATCCGCGCCGTTTTCGTTCGCTACGCATGCCATCCGGTTACGCTCGGTTCTAGATGCTTGAAAATTTCCACTGATTACGTTGGCCCTATGTACCGCAAGGTGGAGAAAGAACTGGGCGGTTCGGTTCAGTGCCTGTTCGTCCAAGGAGGCGCGGGCGATATCAATCCCCTCTACCAAGCCGTAGGCAAGCATGAAGAGGAAGACCTCGCTCTCCCCACAATCATGGGCGAATTGTTGGCGAACGAAGTTCTCGGCGTCATAAAGAGAATGGATAATGTTCCTGGCCGTTCGGACGAGCTGCTGGCCGCCAGCGAGGTTCTCGAATTCAAGCATCGCTGGGAGAAAGACAAGACGCTGCGCTTCGGAACGACCTCCATCCTTATCAACGGCGAAATCGGCGTCGTTACGCTGCCGGGAGAGCCGTTTCATCAATTTCAGATCGACGTGCGGGAAAAAGCGGCTCTGCCTCACGCTTTTATGTTCGGCTATTGCGACGACTCTTACCAGGATTGGCCGCAATGGTATCTTCCCGATATCCAATCCGCCGCCCGGGGCGGTTATGGCGCAAGCGACTCAACCATCGCCGAAGTGGGAACCGGAGAGCGGCTGGTCAATCAAGGTTTGATCCAACTCTATACGCTGCGGGGAATGCTGCATCCCGAACCGCAGCCGGGGCGGCGGCCATAA